One segment of Zonotrichia albicollis isolate bZonAlb1 chromosome 4, bZonAlb1.hap1, whole genome shotgun sequence DNA contains the following:
- the RPL3 gene encoding large ribosomal subunit protein uL3 produces the protein MSHRKFSAPRHGSLGFLPRKRSSRHRGKVKSFPKDDPSKPVHLTAFLGYKAGMTHIVREVDRPGSKVNKKEVVEAVTIIETPPMVIVGIVGYVQTPRGLRSFKTIFAEHISDECKRRFYKNWHKSKKKAFTKYCKKWQDEEGKKQLEKDFNSMKKYCQVIRVMAHTQMRLLPLRQKKSHLMEIQVNGGTVAEKVDWAREKLEQQVPVSTVFGQDEMIDVIGVTKGKGYKGVTSRWHTKKLPRKTHRGLRKVACIGAWHPARVAFSVARAGQKGYHHRTEINKKIYKIGQGYQIKDGKLIKNNASTDYDLSDKSINPLGGFVHYGEVTNDFIMVKGCVVGTKKRVLTLRKSLLVQTKRRALEKIDLKFIDTTSKFGHGRFQTAEEKKAFMGPLKKDRIAKEEAA, from the exons ATG TCTCACCGCAAGTTCTCGGCCCCGAGGCACGGCTCCCTGGGCTTCCTGCCCCGCAAGCGCAGCAGCCGGCACCGCGGCAAGGTCAAGAGCTTTCCCAAAGATGACCCCAGCAAGCCCGTCCATCTCACCGCCTTCCTGGGCTACAAGGCTGGCATGACCCACATTGTCCGCGAGGTGGACAGACCTGGATCCA AGGTGAACAAGAAGGAGGTGGTGGAGGCAGTCACTATAATAGAGACCCCTCCCATGGTCATCGTGGGCATCGTGGGGTACGTGCAGACTCCTCGTGGTCTCCGTAGCTTCAAGACCATCTTTGCTGAGCACATCAGCGATGAGTGCAAGCGCCGCTTCTACAAGAACTG GCACAAATCCAAGAAGAAGGCCTTCACCAAATACTGCAAGAAGTGGCAAGATGAGGAGGGCAAAAAGCAGTTGGAGAAAGATTTCAATAGCATGAAGAAGTACTGCCAGGTTATTAGAGTCATGGCTCACACTCAG ATGCGTTTGCTCCCCCTGAGGCAGAAGAAGTCTCACCTGATGGAGATCCAGGTGAATGGTGGCACTGTTGCTGAGAAGGTGGATTGGGCCCGGGagaagctggagcagcaggtgcCTGTGTCAACAGTCTTTGGCCAGGATGAGATGATAGATGTCATTGGAGTCACCAAGGGCAAGGGATATAAAG GTGTCACCAGCCGCTGGCACACCAAGAAGCTGCCGCGCAAGACTCACCGTGGCCTGCGCAAGGTGGCATGCATCGGCGCCTGGCACCCCGCCCGCGTGGCCTTCTCCGTGGCCCGGGCGGGCCAGAAGGGCTACCACCACCGCACCGAGATCAACAAGAAG ATTTACAAGATTGGCCAAGGTTACCAAATCAAGGATGGAAAGCTGATCAAAAACAATGCATCAACTGATTATGACTTGTCTGATAAGAGCATTAACCCTCTG GGAGGCTTTGTCCACTATGGTGAGGTGACCAATGACTTCATCATGGTGAAGGGCTGTGTTGTGGGCACCAAGAAGAGGGTCCTGACCCTGCGCAAG TCCCTGCTTGTGCAGACCAAGCGCCGGGCCCTGGAGAAGATTGACTTGAAGTTCATTGACACAACCTCCAAATTTGGTCATGGCCGCTTCCAGACGGCTGAGGAGAAGAAGGCTTTCATG ggacCACTCAAGAAGGATCGCATTGCAAAAGAGGAGGCAGCCTAA
- the SYNGR1 gene encoding synaptogyrin-1 isoform X2 yields the protein MDGGAFGAGKAGGAFDPQAFIRQPQTILRFVSWVFSIVVFGSIVNEGYVNRVDEVEEHCIFNRNPNACNYGITVGVLAFLSCLLYLALDAYFPQISSVKDRKKAVLSDIGVSAFWAFLWFVGFCFLTNQWQASKPEDNPLNEGGDAARAAITFSFFSIFTWGCLAFLAFRRLGDINFQEEYNTLFPNSPSLLP from the exons ATGGACGGGGGCGCCTTCGGAGCGGGGAAAGCCGGCGGCGCCTTCGACCCGCAGGCCTTCATCCGGCAGCCGCAGACCATCCTGCGGTTCGTCTCCTGG GTGTTCTCCATCGTGGTGTTTGGCTCCATTGTCAATGAAGGGTACGTGAACCGCGTGGATGAGGTGGAAGAGCACTGCATCTTCAACCGCAATCCCAATGCCTGCAACTATGGCATTACCGTGGGTGTCCTCGCCTTCCTCAGCTGCCTTCTTTACCTGGCCCTGGATGCCTACTTCCCGCAGATCAGCAGCGTCAAGGACCGCAAGAAGGCTGTGCTCTCGGACATCGGCGTCTCGG CCTTTTGGGCATTCCTCTGGTTCGTTGGCTTCTGCTTTCTGACCAACCAGTGGCAAGCTTCGAAACCAGAGGACAATCCACTGAATGAGGGAGGGGATGCAGCCCGAGCCGCCATCACGTTCTCGTTCTTCTCCATCTTTACCTGG GGCTGCCTCGCATTTCTGGCTTTCCGGAGACTTGGAGACATTAATTTTCAGGAGGAATACAATACTCTGTTCCCTAATTCCCCATCCTTGCTGCCTTAG
- the SYNGR1 gene encoding synaptogyrin-1 isoform X1, whose protein sequence is MDGGAFGAGKAGGAFDPQAFIRQPQTILRFVSWVFSIVVFGSIVNEGYVNRVDEVEEHCIFNRNPNACNYGITVGVLAFLSCLLYLALDAYFPQISSVKDRKKAVLSDIGVSAFWAFLWFVGFCFLTNQWQASKPEDNPLNEGGDAARAAITFSFFSIFTWVGQAFLAYQRFQLGADSALFSQDYMDPSQDSGMPYAPYTNEEDAPDAVGTYQQPPPADAFDTETQGYQTQNY, encoded by the exons ATGGACGGGGGCGCCTTCGGAGCGGGGAAAGCCGGCGGCGCCTTCGACCCGCAGGCCTTCATCCGGCAGCCGCAGACCATCCTGCGGTTCGTCTCCTGG GTGTTCTCCATCGTGGTGTTTGGCTCCATTGTCAATGAAGGGTACGTGAACCGCGTGGATGAGGTGGAAGAGCACTGCATCTTCAACCGCAATCCCAATGCCTGCAACTATGGCATTACCGTGGGTGTCCTCGCCTTCCTCAGCTGCCTTCTTTACCTGGCCCTGGATGCCTACTTCCCGCAGATCAGCAGCGTCAAGGACCGCAAGAAGGCTGTGCTCTCGGACATCGGCGTCTCGG CCTTTTGGGCATTCCTCTGGTTCGTTGGCTTCTGCTTTCTGACCAACCAGTGGCAAGCTTCGAAACCAGAGGACAATCCACTGAATGAGGGAGGGGATGCAGCCCGAGCCGCCATCACGTTCTCGTTCTTCTCCATCTTTACCTGG GTGGGCCAGGCGTTCCTGGCATATCAGCGTTTCCAGCTGGGTGCCGATTCGGCCCTCTTCTCCCAGGACTACATGGACCCAAGCCAGGACTCCGGCATGCCTTATGCTCCCTACACCAACGAGGAGGATGCTCCAGATGCGGTGGGGACGTACCAGCAGCCCCCTCCAGCAGATGCTTTCGACACCGAGACACAGGGGTACCAAACGCAGAACTACTGA